TGAACGAGCATTAAATGAAGGATATAACGAAGTTGAAATTATGAGTAAAGATCGGCTTCGTGTCCCAGCAGTGAATCAGGTATTTCGATATATTGAAGATACGAAAGAAAAAGGTCTCTCCACACGTGGTTTGTATCTCTATGGTTCATTTGGAACAGGAAAGACATTTTTGATGAGTTATTTACTACATGAGCTTGCTATTGCTGGACATACCGGCGTGATCGTATATATGCCTGAATTTGTAGAAGATCTGAAGTCGATGATGACAGACAATCAGAAGCTGAAGGAAAGCACGGAAATCATGAAAAACTGTGATCTTCTAATATTTGATGATATTGGGGCAGAGAATTTGAATCCCTGGGCAAGGGATCATATCATGGGCTCAATTTTGAATTATAGAATGAATCGCAAACCGACCTTTTATACGTCCAATTATACGCTTGAGGGTTTGGAGAAACATTTGAGCTTCACGAATAAGGATGGAGAAGAAGGTTATAAAGGTCAAAGGTTGATGGATCGGATTTCTCCATTCGTAGATGTAGTTTATTTGCATGGGGAGAACCAACGGGGTAAGAATTAAGGATATACAACTTTGTTCCAAAAGGACGGCATTCGTTTCGTTAACCTATGAAATAGGGATGAAGTTTAACGTTCTAATATTATAAAAAAAGTCTGGCCTCCATTGAAGGAGATCAGACTTTTTTTTGATGTACATGTTAACCTGAGATGATGAACTTGATAATAACCATTGCGGCGAAAATAACGGTCATAAAGAGGGTCATTCCACCAACGCCAACTATTAAATCAAAAAGATCATTTCGCGGCTCTTCATTCACATGGTCTCGTGCATCGTTGAAATGTACGTTAGTGTCCATGAACAATTCCTCCTCATAAAGGTTCTTTCTTTTGCACATGATAATAATC
The nucleotide sequence above comes from Paenibacillus sp. IHBB 10380. Encoded proteins:
- the dnaI gene encoding primosomal protein DnaI, producing the protein MESIGDLLRQMKNPEFRKRSQAITNEVLNNPLVKELREHHPELDESTLKLNMSRLYQYIGDKRNCDNCPGLERCPNDFQGHFSKLEVQVVNGAAELYERKVPCTLHTNKQHDDQVKKRIRSFYVDERALNEGYNEVEIMSKDRLRVPAVNQVFRYIEDTKEKGLSTRGLYLYGSFGTGKTFLMSYLLHELAIAGHTGVIVYMPEFVEDLKSMMTDNQKLKESTEIMKNCDLLIFDDIGAENLNPWARDHIMGSILNYRMNRKPTFYTSNYTLEGLEKHLSFTNKDGEEGYKGQRLMDRISPFVDVVYLHGENQRGKN
- a CDS encoding YqzM family protein, with the protein product MDTNVHFNDARDHVNEEPRNDLFDLIVGVGGMTLFMTVIFAAMVIIKFIISG